AGGTAAAATATTTGGTGCCAGCGGTGGTGTTATGGAAGCAGCACTTAGAACGGCTCATTTTATGATTACCGGAAAAGAGCTCGAAAACAATAAATTCCTGGAACTTCGCGGATTTAAAGACATAAAAGAAGCTAAAATTAAAATTGGCGATTTAGAAGTAGGTATTGCAGTTGTAAACGGATTAGGAAATGTAAAAACTATCTTAAAACAAATTGCTGAAGGCAGAAAAGATTTACATTTTATTGAAGTTATGAACTGTCCAGGCGGTTGTATTGCTGGAGGTGGACAACACATTGGGGCAACACACGAAAGTATATTAGCTCGTTTAAAAGCATTATATCAAATTGACGACAATGAAACGATTCGTGTATCTCATCAAAATCCACAAATTATTGAATTATACAAAAATTTCCTCGAAAAACCGAATGGAAAAGTAAGTCATAAATATTTACATACTACTTACGCAAAAAGAGACGTACTGAAGTAACAATGGCAAAAAAAGAAAACATATTACCATTGGTTTATACCATTAAAGAGCGTTGCAGGATATGCTACACATGCGTGCGAGAATGTCCTGCAAAAGCTATTAAAATTGGCGGTGGTCAGGCAGAAGTAATGCCTAATCGCTGTATTGGTTGTGGTAATTGTGTTAAAGTATGTAGTCAGGATGCTAAACAATACTTTAGAAGTATTGACAAAGTAATGGATCTAATTCAATCCGATAAAAATGTAATCGCTTGTATTGCGCCTAGCTTTCCAGCTGAATTTATGGAATACGAAGATTATAAAACATTAGTCGGAATGATTCGAAACATTGGCTTTTCTAGTGTT
This DNA window, taken from Bacteroidales bacterium, encodes the following:
- a CDS encoding [Fe-Fe] hydrogenase large subunit C-terminal domain-containing protein yields the protein MAKKENILPLVYTIKERCRICYTCVRECPAKAIKIGGGQAEVMPNRCIGCGNCVKVCSQDAKQYFRSIDKVMDLIQSDKNVIACIAPSFPAEFMEYEDYKTLVGMIRNIGFSSVHEVAFGADIVALKYKNILEKEKLSNYISSDCPAVVTYIEKYSPDLVKNLIPIVSPMEATARVLKE